GGTATGAAAATGATTTCCTCTGGTGATTCCCGGAACTGTAGTCGAAAATGAGCACTGTCCACCAACACCTAATCGTATCACTTCAACAAATGCTCCTCTTGGGTCTGTATGTTGTGTAAATTTAACGGGATAATGATTTTTTATATCAAAATAACAGCGAAAAGTATTAAATAAATTTAAATCAAATCTCGTTTCTAAGGTAGGAATTTCGCCATTATCTAAGTATAATTTTTTATAGTGTTCTAATTTCTGAAGAACTTCTGAAACTTTATTTATAGAAGTATTAGGCACTTCATACAATGTATTAGTCTTCTCACTATCAATTTGGCTTATAATTTCCTGAACAAGCTCTCCGACATAAATTAATTTCACCTCACCATCATTATCAATAATAGGAGTTTCACCATGGGTAAGTTTATAACAAAAAGTAGCAATGAAAGAATTGTAATTAGGCTTCCCAAAAGGTCCAAATACATTAGGTATGATAAGTCCTGTAAATTTGCCTCCTGATTTTTCTGCCCAATTCGCCAGAAGTTCTCTTCCATCCTTTTTTGATTGACCGTAAAGATTATCTTTTTCTTCCTGCGAAGAAGATGAGAAAAGAACATGCGCTTTAGACTTTGTTTTTTCAAGAGAAAGTATCAATTTTTTAACAAGATCAATATTATTGTTATAAATAACCTGCGGATCATGGTGACGATTCATGGCAGCAAGGTGTATGATAACGTCACATTGCCCTACAAATTCATCGAACTTTTCCTGATTATCAAAAAATTCTCTTTCGAAATGTATTCTTTCAAACTTATCAGGTTGTAAGCCTAAAGTATTATATAAATGTGACCCAACGAAACCGTTTTGCCCTGTGATACCTATTTTTTTTTTCATTTTAATTTTTCAAAATAATTTATTTCAAAACGATACTCATCCTTTAATTCTCCCATTAAATAATCTGCCATCACAATCAATTTTGAGTTATCTTCTTTTGCCTGAATTGCAGTGGCAAATCCTCTCGGAACATGAAGAATATTAAAAGACTGACTACTCAGTTCGAATTCCAATATTTCAGCTTTTTTATTAGGATTGTTCCAATTATCAACTTGTACCAATCTTATCACAAAACTTCCCTGTATTGTACTAAACCAACGTTGTTCTACCTCATGCCCTGTCCATCCTCTGATAGAATTTATATTCTTATTTTCAATAAAGTAAATTCTCTTGACTTCAGAAGCATTAAAATTATTATTGAAAAATAAATCCCCTCTTTCATCGGAATATTTTCCTCCTTCAATGATTTTAGGAAAGCTCATATTTAAATTTTAATCGGGATATTGCATTGTATCTTCTCCCAGAACTTCTTTTCGTATTAATGGAAGTTTTAACAAAAGTTGTTTCATTCCTTCCACGTCTTCCTGCTTTGTGTTATGAGAATGGTAATCTTCTATTTTGGAAATATCTTCTACCCCTTCCGAAAAATACTGAGCGTAGTTAAGATCTCTGTTATCTGCAGGAATTCTATAGAAATCTCCCATATCTTCAGCTTTAATCATTTCTTCCCTTGTACAAAGCGTTTCATACAATTTCTCACCATGTCTGGTACCGATAACTTTAATAGGATTCTCTACTTTAAACATTTCTTTTAAAGCTTGTGCAAGATCTCCAATGGTTCCTGCCGGTGCCTTATTTACAAATAAATCGCCTGAGTTTCCGTGTTCAAAAGCAAAAAGAACCAAATCTACAGCTTCCTCCAATGACATTAAAAATCTTGTCATATTCGGATCTGTGATCGTAATAGGTTCACCTTTTTTAATTTGTTTTACAAATAATGGAATTACGGAACCTCTTGATGCCATTACGTTTCCGTACCGTGTAAGACAAACTGTTGTATTTTCTAAATCTCTGGATGCTGCTACTGCCACTTTTTCCATCATAGCTTTAGAAATTCCCATGGCATTGATAGGATATGCAGCTTTGTCTGTACTTAAACAGATCACTTTTTTTACAATATTTGCGGCTGCTGCATCAATTACATTCTGAGTACCTTCAACATTCGTTTTTACAGCCTGCATCGGAAAAAATTCGCAAGACGGAACCTGTTTCAAAGCTGCTGCATGAAAAACATAATCAACACCTCTCATTG
The sequence above is a segment of the Chryseobacterium sp. MYb264 genome. Coding sequences within it:
- a CDS encoding WxcM-like domain-containing protein, with translation MSFPKIIEGGKYSDERGDLFFNNNFNASEVKRIYFIENKNINSIRGWTGHEVEQRWFSTIQGSFVIRLVQVDNWNNPNKKAEILEFELSSQSFNILHVPRGFATAIQAKEDNSKLIVMADYLMGELKDEYRFEINYFEKLK
- a CDS encoding polysaccharide biosynthesis protein, translating into MIIKNKTLLITGGTGSFGTAVLRKFIDTDHFKEIRIFSRDEKKQDDMRNQFKNDKLKFYIGDVRDYRSIEPAMRGVDYVFHAAALKQVPSCEFFPMQAVKTNVEGTQNVIDAAAANIVKKVICLSTDKAAYPINAMGISKAMMEKVAVAASRDLENTTVCLTRYGNVMASRGSVIPLFVKQIKKGEPITITDPNMTRFLMSLEEAVDLVLFAFEHGNSGDLFVNKAPAGTIGDLAQALKEMFKVENPIKVIGTRHGEKLYETLCTREEMIKAEDMGDFYRIPADNRDLNYAQYFSEGVEDISKIEDYHSHNTKQEDVEGMKQLLLKLPLIRKEVLGEDTMQYPD
- a CDS encoding polysaccharide biosynthesis C-terminal domain-containing protein, with translation MKKKIGITGQNGFVGSHLYNTLGLQPDKFERIHFEREFFDNQEKFDEFVGQCDVIIHLAAMNRHHDPQVIYNNNIDLVKKLILSLEKTKSKAHVLFSSSSQEEKDNLYGQSKKDGRELLANWAEKSGGKFTGLIIPNVFGPFGKPNYNSFIATFCYKLTHGETPIIDNDGEVKLIYVGELVQEIISQIDSEKTNTLYEVPNTSINKVSEVLQKLEHYKKLYLDNGEIPTLETRFDLNLFNTFRCYFDIKNHYPVKFTQHTDPRGAFVEVIRLGVGGQCSFSTTVPGITRGNHFHTRKIERFAVIKGKALIQLRKIDTDEVLDFYLNGNEPAYVDMPIWYTHNIKNIGEEELYTIFWINEPFNPEDADTYFVEV